One segment of Schistocerca cancellata isolate TAMUIC-IGC-003103 chromosome 2, iqSchCanc2.1, whole genome shotgun sequence DNA contains the following:
- the LOC126162968 gene encoding isocitrate dehydrogenase [NADP] cytoplasmic: MGKIPAGPVVDILGDEMTRIIWDLIKDKLILPFLDIELHTYDLGIENRDKTNDQVTVDCANAIKKYNVGIKCATITPDEKRVEEFKLKKMWKSPNGTIRNILGGTVFREAIICKNIPRLVTGWEKPIIIGRHAHADQYKATDFVVPGPGKLELKWVPSSGEGDNTITHVVHDFKGAGVALGMFNTDESIIAFAHSSFKYALDRGYPLYLSTKNTILKKYDGRFKDIFQEIYDKEYKSKFEAKGIWYEHRLIDDMVAYAMKSEGGFVWACKNYDGDVQSDSVAQGYGSLGLMTSVLICPDGKTVEAEAAHGTVTRHFRFYQQGKETSTNPIASIFAWTRGLIHRAKLDNNEALKNFAQTLEEVCIETIESGFMTKDLAICIKGMANVKRSDYLDTFEFMDKLAENLKKKVAL, encoded by the coding sequence ATGGGTAAGATACCAGCCGGGCCAGTAGTTGACATCCTGGGCGATGAAATGACGAGGATCATTTGGGACCTTATAAAAGACAAACTCATTCTCCCTTTCCTAGATATTGAACTGCATACGTACGATCTTGGTATTGAAAATCGTGACAAGACGAACGACCAAGTGACAGTTGACTGTGCTAATGCAATTAAAAAATATAATGTAGGTATTAAGTGTGCAACCATCACACCGGATGAAAAGCGGGTAGAAGAATTCAAGCTAAAGAAAATGTGGAAATCCCCTAATGGAACAATTCGAAATATTCTGGGTGGTACTGTTTTCCGTGAGGCCATAATTTGCAAGAACATTCCGCGCCTTGTTACCGGCTGGGAGAAACCAATAATTATTGGGCGTCATGCCCATGCAGATCAGTACAAAGCAACAGACTTTGTCGTCCCCGGTCCAGGAAAGCTCGAACTGAAGTGGGTTCCGAGCTCTGGAGAAGGTGACAATACAATAACCCATGTTGTGCATGATTTTAAAGGCGCCGGCGTTGCGTTAGGTATGTTTAACACCGACGAATCAATTATAGCTTTCGCTCATTCCTCTTTCAAGTATGCGCTGGATCGTGGATACCCTCTGTATTTAAGTACAAAGAATACTATACTGAAGAAGTATGATGGACGGTTCAAAGATATCTTCCAGGAAATATATGACAAGGAATACAAATCAAAATTTGAAGCCAAAGGTATTTGGTACGAACATAGACTTATTGATGATATGGTTGCATATGCAATGAAATCAGAAGGTGGCTTTGTTTGGGCTTGCAAGAACTATGATGGTGATGTGCAGTCAGATTCTGTAGCACAGGGCTATGGTTCCCtgggactaatgacatcagtgcTCATTTGCCCTGACGGAAAAACGGTTGAAGCTGAGGCAGCCCATGGTACAGTAACAAGACATTTCCGTTTCTATCAACAAGGCAAAGAAACTTCTACCAACCCAATTGCATCAATATTTGCATGGACCCGTGGTCTCATTCATCGTGCCAAACTAGATAACAATGAGGCCTTGAAGAACTTTGCTCAAACCCTTGAAGAGGTTTGTATAGAAACAATTGAATCAGGATTCATGACAAAGGATCTGGCTATATGTATAAAAGGTATGGCGAATGTCAAGAGATCTGATTATTTGGACACATTTGAATTCATGGACAAGCTGGCGGAAAATCTGAAGAAGAAAGTTGCATTATGA